The Austwickia sp. genome includes a region encoding these proteins:
- a CDS encoding VOC family protein encodes MRSSTTSPPTPTARQATEETALKGPAGRWLLFLKVPEPKTVKNRMHMCLRPKDRTRDEEVDRLLELGATMVDDRRTPESGWAVLADPEGNEFCVLTTPADEATES; translated from the coding sequence ATCAGGTCCTCGACGACTTCACCGCCGACCCCGACTGCGCGGCAGGCGACCGAGGAGACGGCCTTAAAGGGTCCGGCCGGCCGCTGGCTGTTGTTCCTCAAGGTGCCCGAGCCCAAGACCGTGAAGAACCGGATGCACATGTGCCTGCGTCCGAAGGACCGTACGCGGGACGAGGAGGTCGATCGCCTCCTCGAGCTGGGCGCCACGATGGTAGACGACCGCCGGACGCCGGAGTCCGGCTGGGCGGTCCTCGCCGACCCGGAGGGCAACGAGTTCTGCGTGCTCACCACGCCCGCCGACGAGGCTACGGAAAGCTAA
- a CDS encoding winged helix-turn-helix transcriptional regulator has product MSSGAPGIHPDWLAASGLFQCLSAPLRIGIIALLAERPHTVSDLVAALDAPQPLISQHLRVLRESCLVDGVRTGRVTTYALMDEHVAHIVRDGIAHAAEHDPHVPRTEHSKPRKDPS; this is encoded by the coding sequence ATGAGTTCTGGAGCGCCCGGGATCCACCCGGATTGGCTCGCCGCGAGCGGGCTGTTCCAGTGCCTGTCAGCACCCCTTCGGATCGGCATCATCGCGTTGCTGGCCGAGCGGCCGCACACCGTCTCCGACCTCGTCGCCGCGCTGGATGCGCCGCAACCGCTGATCTCCCAGCACCTGCGGGTGCTGCGCGAGTCGTGCCTCGTGGACGGCGTACGGACCGGTCGCGTCACGACGTACGCCCTGATGGACGAGCACGTCGCCCACATCGTCCGCGACGGTATCGCCCACGCGGCGGAACACGACCCGCACGTTCCGAGAACCGAGCACAGCAAACCTCGAAAGGATCCGTCATGA
- a CDS encoding HAD hydrolase-like protein, producing the protein MGPPAGRPLRAAGHRPRVHLRHGRRDHHDGPGRGRSHDVRSRRGPGQRRARGEHRPDPAGRPVRGRPGDPRRGPDGVRQEGRREPLNREGPLSPISSESTTGGPGPAHLPDRPSVVLFDLDGTISESGAIIVATLRATLAEAGLPVPDDATARRVVGPPLAETLGTVIGLPVERIPALIVRYRELLRPALAHTPAYDGMIDLVRELSAAGVPLAVATSKATTAAVPVIEAYDLAACFAVVCGSPPDEFTGTKAAVVGAALRALGEAGYDVSRPVMVGDRHHDVEGAAAHAVPTIAVTWGYGDPREWLRAAAVVESPAALRALLLGG; encoded by the coding sequence GTGGGCCCGCCCGCTGGCCGACCCCTACGTGCCGCCGGCCACCGGCCGCGAGTCCACCTTCGGCACGGGCGCCGAGACCACCACGACGGCCCTGGGCGAGGACGGTCCCACGACGTTCGCTCCCGCCGCGGGCCAGGTCAGCGACGTGCCCGCGGAGAACACCGACCTGATCCCGCCGGCCGACCAGTCCGTGGCCGACCAGGAGATCCGCGTCGTGGACCCGATGGAGTTCGACAAGAAGGACGACGAGAACCACTGAACCGAGAAGGGCCTCTGAGCCCCATCAGCTCGGAATCGACGACCGGCGGCCCCGGTCCGGCACACCTGCCGGATCGGCCGTCGGTCGTTCTCTTCGATCTCGACGGCACCATCAGCGAGTCCGGCGCGATCATCGTGGCAACCCTGCGCGCCACCCTCGCCGAGGCCGGACTGCCCGTCCCCGACGACGCGACGGCACGGCGGGTGGTCGGGCCGCCGCTCGCGGAAACCCTCGGCACGGTCATCGGCCTACCGGTGGAGCGGATCCCGGCGCTCATCGTGCGGTATCGCGAGTTGCTGCGCCCGGCGCTCGCCCATACCCCGGCGTACGACGGGATGATCGACCTGGTCCGCGAGTTGTCGGCGGCTGGGGTGCCGCTGGCGGTGGCCACCTCGAAGGCGACGACCGCCGCGGTGCCGGTCATCGAGGCCTACGACCTGGCCGCGTGCTTCGCTGTGGTGTGCGGGTCGCCCCCGGACGAGTTCACCGGCACGAAGGCGGCCGTCGTGGGGGCCGCGCTGCGGGCGCTGGGGGAGGCCGGGTACGACGTGTCCCGGCCCGTCATGGTCGGCGATCGGCACCACGACGTCGAGGGTGCCGCAGCACACGCCGTACCGACGATTGCGGTGACCTGGGGATATGGCGATCCGAGGGAATGGCTGCGCGCCGCGGCGGTCGTCGAGTCCCCGGCGGCGCTGCGCGCGCTGCTCCTGGGTGGCTGA
- a CDS encoding peptidylprolyl isomerase, which produces MNVTLHTTHGDIAITLFLEAAPKTVDNFVGLAKGAKDYRDDAGRTNPTPFYDGLTFHRIIPGFMIQGGCPLGEGIGGPGYAFDDEISPDKDFTKPYMLAMANAGKRGGKGTNGSQFFITVGPTTWLQGKHTIFGEVADQASRDVVDKIAAVRTGGGDKPVEPVTIDKVTVTE; this is translated from the coding sequence ATGAACGTGACCCTGCACACCACCCACGGCGACATCGCCATCACCCTGTTCCTCGAGGCCGCGCCGAAGACGGTCGACAACTTCGTCGGTCTGGCCAAGGGCGCCAAGGACTACCGGGACGACGCCGGGCGGACCAACCCGACCCCCTTCTACGACGGCCTCACCTTCCACCGGATCATCCCCGGATTCATGATCCAGGGCGGCTGCCCCCTCGGCGAGGGCATCGGCGGCCCGGGCTACGCCTTCGACGACGAGATCAGCCCCGACAAGGACTTCACCAAGCCCTACATGCTCGCCATGGCCAACGCCGGCAAGCGCGGCGGCAAGGGCACCAACGGCAGCCAGTTCTTCATCACGGTGGGACCGACCACCTGGCTGCAGGGCAAGCACACGATCTTCGGCGAGGTGGCCGACCAGGCCAGCCGGGACGTGGTGGACAAGATCGCCGCCGTGCGCACCGGCGGCGGCGACAAGCCGGTCGAGCCCGTGACCATCGACAAGGTCACCGTCACGGAGTGA
- a CDS encoding rhomboid family intramembrane serine protease has translation MTTPYGQANPAAGPTCPRHPEVLTYVSCQRCGRPTCPACQVPAAVGVHCVDCASQARRERPAAVRRAQAAADPPYVTYAFTALIALVYVVQLAVPGVTTRLALVPELAWTEPWRLVTGALVHDPTFPLHLIGNALMIVLLGRVLESALGHVRYAVVGLLSALGGSVAVLWMSSPPEQVLAGPDDWFTPVVGSSTIAYGLMCALLVLEARHRGNVRGIATLLALNVAFSLIIPQVSWQGHLGGALAGLAASAALTVGRRSTRPAWAGAVGAVGLLLVVVAVVGRYALVPTWWGGFGG, from the coding sequence ATGACGACGCCGTACGGTCAGGCCAATCCCGCTGCGGGACCGACCTGCCCGCGGCACCCGGAGGTCCTCACCTATGTCTCGTGCCAACGCTGCGGACGGCCCACCTGCCCGGCCTGCCAGGTGCCCGCAGCCGTCGGCGTGCACTGCGTGGACTGCGCCTCGCAGGCGCGCCGGGAACGTCCCGCGGCGGTGCGACGCGCGCAGGCGGCCGCCGACCCGCCGTACGTCACCTATGCCTTCACGGCGCTGATCGCGCTGGTGTACGTCGTGCAGCTGGCCGTCCCCGGTGTGACCACCCGGCTGGCGCTGGTCCCGGAGCTGGCGTGGACCGAGCCGTGGCGCCTGGTGACCGGCGCGCTGGTCCACGACCCGACGTTCCCCCTGCACCTCATCGGCAACGCCCTGATGATCGTGCTCCTGGGTCGGGTGCTGGAGTCCGCCCTGGGGCACGTGCGGTACGCCGTGGTCGGCCTGCTCTCCGCGCTCGGCGGGTCGGTGGCCGTGCTGTGGATGAGCTCCCCGCCGGAGCAGGTGCTCGCCGGCCCCGACGACTGGTTCACCCCGGTGGTGGGCAGCTCGACCATCGCGTACGGCCTGATGTGCGCCCTGCTCGTGCTCGAGGCCCGGCACCGCGGCAACGTGCGGGGCATCGCGACCCTGCTGGCGCTCAACGTGGCCTTCTCGCTGATCATCCCCCAGGTGTCGTGGCAGGGACACCTGGGCGGGGCGCTCGCCGGGCTGGCGGCCAGCGCTGCGCTGACGGTCGGCCGGCGCAGCACCCGCCCGGCGTGGGCGGGTGCCGTCGGCGCCGTGGGCCTCCTGCTGGTCGTCGTGGCGGTGGTCGGCCGGTACGCACTGGTGCCCACCTGGTGGGGCGGCTTCGGCGGCTAG
- a CDS encoding cell division protein CrgA: MTEPRPARKPAKSTPTSVRRPVASKARPKDASPAWYAPTFVTLMLLGLLWIVIFYLSQGRFPVGSLGNWNLGVGAALLIGGFLMTTNWR; encoded by the coding sequence GTGACCGAGCCCCGTCCGGCCCGCAAGCCGGCCAAGTCCACGCCCACCAGCGTGCGTCGGCCCGTCGCCTCGAAGGCGCGACCCAAGGATGCAAGTCCCGCCTGGTACGCCCCCACCTTCGTCACGCTCATGCTGCTGGGGCTGCTGTGGATCGTGATCTTCTACCTGAGCCAGGGCCGCTTTCCGGTGGGCTCCCTCGGCAACTGGAACCTCGGCGTCGGGGCTGCCCTGCTCATCGGCGGCTTCCTGATGACCACGAACTGGCGCTGA
- a CDS encoding class E sortase produces MTTDAGATAARSHEPAGASAAPRRPLWSRIVGGLGEVLLTLGAFLLLFVAWQVWWVTREATSAAAATVDQLQRQFATPPSATAPRVPGGPTATALRTDDIPAGEAFGLITVPRFGNGPQPLIQGTSVAQLDRGVGHDPGSALPGQVGNFATAGHRDTYSHPYNLIDTLRAGDAIVAEVEDGWAVYRVERHHIVEPTRVQVYAPVPDQPGVQPTEAWMTLIACEPHWTAQRRWVVHAKLENWVPRTAEAPTVATAPQVSRALQPPPGAPGAS; encoded by the coding sequence GTGACGACGGACGCTGGGGCCACGGCGGCGCGCAGTCACGAGCCGGCGGGTGCGAGCGCCGCCCCTCGGCGGCCCCTCTGGTCCCGGATCGTCGGTGGACTCGGCGAGGTGCTGCTCACCCTCGGCGCCTTCCTGTTGCTCTTCGTCGCGTGGCAGGTCTGGTGGGTCACCCGGGAGGCCACGAGCGCCGCGGCGGCGACGGTCGACCAGCTGCAGCGCCAATTCGCGACCCCCCCCAGCGCGACCGCCCCGCGCGTGCCGGGCGGGCCGACCGCCACCGCGCTGCGCACCGATGACATCCCCGCGGGCGAGGCGTTCGGCCTGATCACCGTCCCGCGGTTCGGCAACGGTCCGCAGCCGCTGATCCAGGGCACGTCGGTGGCCCAGCTGGACCGGGGCGTCGGGCACGACCCCGGTTCGGCGCTTCCGGGCCAGGTGGGCAACTTCGCCACCGCCGGCCACCGGGACACCTACTCCCACCCGTACAACCTCATCGACACCCTCCGCGCCGGCGACGCCATCGTCGCCGAGGTCGAGGACGGGTGGGCCGTCTACCGCGTGGAGCGGCACCACATCGTCGAGCCCACCAGGGTCCAGGTCTACGCGCCCGTCCCGGACCAGCCCGGCGTCCAGCCCACCGAGGCATGGATGACGCTGATCGCGTGCGAGCCGCACTGGACGGCCCAGCGCCGCTGGGTCGTCCACGCCAAGCTCGAGAATTGGGTGCCGCGCACCGCCGAGGCGCCGACCGTGGCGACCGCGCCGCAGGTCAGTCGCGCGCTGCAGCCGCCACCGGGCGCCCCCGGGGCGTCCTGA
- a CDS encoding aminodeoxychorismate/anthranilate synthase component II, whose translation MSRILVVDNFDSFVYTIVGYCQQLGAECDVRRTDTIAAREAADYDGVLVSPGPGTPERAGVSVDIIRACGEAGVPMLGVCLGHQALGVAFGATVDRAPELLHGKTSRVHHEEAGVFAGLRNPLTATRYHSLAIRPDTLPAELVVTARTESGVIMGVAHRYAPLHGVQFHPESVLTEGGHRLLANWLVECGIEDAVRRAAPLSPLVGAAATQAAATLRG comes from the coding sequence GTGAGCAGGATCCTCGTCGTCGACAACTTCGACAGCTTCGTCTACACGATCGTCGGCTACTGCCAACAGTTGGGTGCCGAGTGCGACGTACGCCGTACGGACACCATCGCCGCCCGTGAGGCGGCCGACTACGACGGCGTACTGGTCAGCCCCGGCCCGGGGACCCCCGAACGGGCGGGGGTCAGCGTCGACATCATCCGGGCCTGCGGCGAGGCCGGCGTGCCGATGCTCGGGGTCTGCCTCGGCCACCAGGCGTTGGGCGTCGCCTTCGGGGCGACGGTCGACCGGGCCCCCGAGCTGCTGCACGGCAAGACCTCGCGGGTGCACCACGAGGAGGCGGGCGTGTTCGCGGGGCTGAGGAATCCGCTGACCGCCACGCGCTACCACTCGCTGGCCATCCGCCCGGACACCCTGCCCGCGGAGCTGGTGGTCACCGCGCGCACGGAGTCGGGGGTCATCATGGGCGTCGCGCATCGCTACGCGCCGCTGCACGGCGTGCAGTTCCACCCCGAGAGCGTGCTCACCGAGGGTGGCCATCGCCTGCTCGCGAACTGGCTGGTCGAGTGCGGGATCGAGGACGCCGTACGACGGGCGGCGCCGCTCAGTCCCCTCGTCGGCGCGGCGGCCACCCAAGCGGCGGCGACGCTGCGCGGCTGA
- the pknB gene encoding Stk1 family PASTA domain-containing Ser/Thr kinase produces the protein MEESTTQRSVPINERVLVGRYQVGELIGRGGMAEVHAGWDTRLGREVAVKVLRSDLARDPSFLQRFRREAQSAAGLNHPSIVAVYDSGEDVAVELGGASIAVPFIVMERVHGRTLRELLHEAGGPLPQKEACRVVAATLRALAYSHTNGLVHRDIKPANVMVTDDGKVKLTDFGIARAIADSAATMTNTSVVVGTAQYLSPEQAQGQTIDARADVYAAGCVLYELLTGRPPFTGDSPLAIAYQHVGQSPQPPSTYNGSLSREVDAVVLHALAKAPADRYPAAGQFAADLEALVAGRPPSEAALATLPPETPEPAETLTSDAAATATDAPGAARAAGARAAGGAGADADGSTRIVPAAQDGHTDTLPVVVRAAPTRRRKVQIGLLGLLGIVVVTVLSILLAQGKIVDVGGVTVPDVRTKTLQEAQDQLTGLGLAADVRYVANRAAKDTVVRQNPEGGAQAAAGSRVRLDVSSGPGNVQLQQFAGYQLMVVESTLTDQNLKYTIERVESFEYGQDTVVGTEPKAGTTVTEGSSVKILVSNGKVVVPDLRGKTEDVVRDSLRKITLKFTPEYVDGSGAPGTVTSLDFVGVAVNQGSEVKGKVIRGPIPTVTVTRTYTPPPPTPRPTTPTTGAPTTAPGAQAE, from the coding sequence GTGCACGCCGGCTGGGATACCCGTCTCGGCCGCGAGGTGGCCGTCAAGGTGCTCCGCTCCGACCTGGCGCGGGACCCCTCGTTCCTGCAGCGCTTCCGGCGCGAGGCGCAGTCCGCGGCCGGCTTGAACCACCCCAGCATCGTCGCCGTCTACGACTCCGGCGAGGACGTGGCCGTCGAGCTCGGCGGCGCGAGCATCGCCGTCCCGTTCATCGTCATGGAGCGGGTGCACGGCCGGACGCTGCGCGAGCTGTTGCACGAGGCGGGCGGCCCGTTGCCGCAGAAGGAGGCCTGCCGGGTGGTCGCGGCGACGCTGCGGGCGCTGGCGTACAGCCACACGAACGGCCTGGTCCACCGGGACATCAAGCCGGCGAACGTCATGGTCACCGACGACGGGAAGGTCAAGCTCACCGACTTCGGGATAGCCCGCGCGATCGCCGACTCCGCCGCGACGATGACCAACACCTCGGTGGTGGTGGGGACCGCGCAATACCTCTCTCCCGAGCAGGCCCAGGGCCAGACGATCGACGCGCGGGCCGATGTGTACGCCGCCGGCTGCGTCCTGTATGAGCTGCTGACCGGCCGGCCGCCCTTCACGGGGGACAGCCCGCTCGCGATCGCCTATCAGCACGTGGGCCAGAGCCCCCAGCCGCCCTCGACGTACAACGGCAGCCTGAGCCGGGAGGTCGACGCGGTCGTCCTGCACGCGCTGGCGAAGGCCCCGGCGGACCGGTACCCGGCCGCGGGGCAGTTCGCCGCCGACCTGGAGGCCCTGGTCGCGGGGCGGCCGCCGAGCGAGGCCGCCCTGGCGACCCTGCCGCCCGAGACCCCCGAACCTGCGGAAACGCTCACCTCCGACGCCGCCGCCACGGCCACCGACGCACCCGGGGCGGCGCGCGCGGCGGGTGCCAGGGCCGCGGGGGGCGCGGGAGCCGACGCCGATGGCAGCACCCGGATCGTCCCGGCGGCCCAGGACGGGCATACCGACACCTTGCCCGTCGTGGTGCGCGCGGCGCCGACCCGGCGCCGCAAGGTGCAGATCGGCCTGCTCGGGCTGCTCGGCATCGTCGTCGTCACGGTCCTGTCGATCCTGCTGGCGCAGGGCAAGATCGTCGACGTCGGGGGCGTCACCGTCCCCGACGTCCGGACCAAGACCCTCCAGGAGGCGCAGGACCAGCTCACCGGCCTCGGGCTCGCGGCGGACGTGCGGTACGTCGCGAACCGCGCCGCCAAGGACACCGTCGTGCGGCAGAACCCCGAGGGCGGCGCCCAGGCGGCCGCGGGCAGCCGGGTGCGGCTGGACGTGTCGAGCGGGCCGGGCAACGTGCAGTTGCAGCAGTTCGCGGGCTATCAGCTCATGGTCGTCGAGTCGACGCTGACGGATCAGAACCTCAAATACACGATCGAGCGGGTCGAGAGCTTCGAATACGGCCAGGACACCGTCGTCGGCACCGAGCCCAAGGCGGGAACCACGGTGACGGAGGGGTCCTCGGTCAAGATCCTCGTGAGCAACGGCAAGGTCGTCGTCCCCGACCTGCGCGGCAAGACCGAGGACGTGGTCCGGGACAGCCTGCGCAAGATCACCCTGAAGTTCACCCCGGAGTACGTCGACGGCAGCGGTGCGCCGGGCACCGTGACCAGCCTGGACTTCGTGGGCGTGGCGGTGAACCAGGGCTCAGAGGTCAAGGGCAAGGTCATCCGCGGCCCCATCCCGACGGTCACCGTCACCCGCACCTACACCCCACCGCCGCCCACGCCGCGGCCGACCACGCCGACGACCGGCGCACCCACGACGGCCCCGGGCGCCCAGGCCGAGTAG